Proteins encoded by one window of Kiritimatiellia bacterium:
- a CDS encoding type III-B CRISPR module-associated protein Cmr5 — MNNREQIRAQHAIEFWDRFGKQPSSARGVNSGDVVSKLPSLIQSNGLLATAAFAHSKGGGHEELLLAVFRHLSAKDVGILPPPTPAQGDKPGLDDYIRLVSSKGSSERLRVATDEALLYLGYLKRFAPKSGAHSDE; from the coding sequence ATGAACAATCGCGAACAGATAAGAGCGCAGCACGCGATCGAATTTTGGGACCGCTTTGGAAAACAGCCGTCCTCCGCACGAGGTGTAAACTCCGGTGATGTGGTGAGCAAGCTGCCGTCGTTGATTCAGTCGAACGGGCTTCTTGCCACCGCGGCATTCGCGCATTCCAAAGGCGGTGGACACGAAGAGCTTCTCCTCGCGGTCTTTCGGCATCTCTCTGCGAAAGACGTCGGAATTCTGCCTCCGCCTACTCCGGCGCAGGGCGATAAACCGGGCCTGGATGATTACATTCGCCTTGTGAGCAGCAAGGGAAGTTCTGAGCGATTGCGCGTCGCAACGGACGAGGCGCTCCTTTACCTCGGCTACTTGAAGCGATTTGCCCCAAAATCGGGGGCTCACTCCGATGAATAG
- the cmr4 gene encoding type III-B CRISPR module RAMP protein Cmr4, whose translation MEKRILYIFTRTPLHVGAGSSVGAIDLPIIRERPTRFPIIPATSLKGTFADEWNCSNNGKLERSEDGKWLFGETDANNACAGAILFGEARLLAFPVRSAKGSFAWITCPLILQRAKRDGALPADLQIPSFRPGPQGQTEDADSKAFFPAKGALAINNQLVLEEYVFQHAGELPVGMGEAFQKILDNDAVWSEVAKRLVVVSDGIMSYFAEHACEIAQHVRIDDETGTASQGGLFNQENVPSETMFYAVLHFVDGRGRYSGSKTASDAVTEFGKKIGKAFQFGADASTGLGWCTVKLV comes from the coding sequence ATGGAAAAGAGGATTCTCTACATTTTCACGCGCACGCCGCTGCATGTGGGTGCAGGCAGCTCGGTCGGCGCAATTGACCTGCCGATTATCCGCGAGCGCCCGACGCGCTTCCCGATCATTCCGGCGACGAGCCTGAAGGGGACGTTTGCAGACGAGTGGAACTGCTCCAACAACGGCAAACTCGAACGATCGGAGGACGGAAAATGGCTGTTCGGTGAGACGGACGCGAACAACGCCTGTGCGGGAGCGATCCTGTTCGGTGAGGCACGTTTACTGGCGTTTCCGGTGCGCTCGGCGAAAGGCAGTTTCGCGTGGATCACCTGCCCGCTCATTCTGCAACGAGCCAAGCGTGATGGTGCACTGCCAGCGGACCTTCAAATTCCGTCCTTCCGGCCGGGCCCGCAGGGTCAGACGGAAGATGCGGACTCCAAAGCCTTCTTCCCCGCAAAGGGGGCACTCGCGATCAATAATCAGCTCGTGCTGGAGGAGTACGTTTTCCAACATGCGGGCGAGCTGCCTGTCGGCATGGGCGAGGCTTTTCAGAAAATCCTGGACAACGATGCGGTGTGGTCCGAGGTCGCCAAGCGACTCGTCGTGGTTTCGGACGGGATAATGAGCTACTTCGCGGAGCATGCCTGCGAGATTGCACAGCACGTCCGGATTGACGATGAGACCGGCACGGCCTCACAGGGCGGGCTGTTCAATCAGGAAAATGTGCCGAGCGAAACGATGTTCTACGCGGTGCTTCACTTCGTGGATGGACGTGGCAGGTACAGCGGCAGCAAAACAGCCAGTGACGCCGTAACTGAGTTTGGCAAAAAGATCGGCAAGGCGTTCCAGTTCGGAGCCGACGCGTCCACCGGCCTCGGCTGGTGCACAGTGAAACTTGTCTAA
- a CDS encoding RecQ family ATP-dependent DNA helicase, producing the protein MKSVLRYTASARLSAWSAVLEHDTEFAELLDAFLREHGHATLEADAPSGSRQDADVTALAAVLDKVVIRGHPTLVDFEFESGLLVSLAKSKLLTVADPETPLTIERRITGKAFAAHWGHLIHAAAELSQLPLAAPEAGPHAVVLEGGDGDGACEETLSHLVKLLRHHVGAGPEHLWTNVQVGDLVGERRQSPQTAVARQQQVQLAVHRGKVKWAIRLGRASPEDGAADAVLKGEGWNVFQLPRESIRAGLAEWLAERRREWTAQPQLQWPTISEAAAGSGMHVAAYLSVVIPQAVHRCLRGWIAMLLEGLIVPGRPQRVLLIEEDVPAAVEALRQLWVMWSHLHELAPSTPPPPSLEVDLIGSMFSLSLPDAIKLRQVPAPTGTYDLVLSHSFRLATGWASETERAAQLSPTGQRARLRRAVGSREARALRVADPLRYELEDVESAATSDNPSLDEVTTKKTSALRYFLRQLFRKRDFWDGQLRVISRLLQRKHTVVLLPTGGGKSLTYQFSGLLLPGMTLVVDPLVALINDQLENLQSFAIDMIGSISSQTDQVERERSLSDLAEGRLMFLFVAPERLQMRDFRAQLQRAVTRCPVSLVTIDEAHCVSEWGHDFRPSYLHMPLNVQRFCAGPDNRPPTLVGLTGTASFAVLTDVQAELGITDERAVVVPRSFDRKELVFEVKKVRRRDKLQALLQVRRALPQTLGESPETFFELRGRQTNSGIVFCPHVNGPLGVKEVAQRLGHTAIFAGEMPRGFVGDIATWNRHKLAVQHAFKHNRIQELVATKSFGMGIDKPNIRYTIHYAMPQSVEGFYQEAGRAGRNGQHGYARCIVLYSDDNWETGVQILSERDHTKANFRLETVDWDYRGDLMVQLWLLLNSYKGREQETANAVQMWRFLHASVAGLPVGAINLARVPFGAMGSRDATEKAIFRLVLLGAVEDYTVDWPQQIFEVSVRHAGVETVRQHLAQYIGKYKFPQHVETLLANVPSGPLSAAIETAARVLVDFIYDEIVERRKQALRTMGELCRNFRSDAEFREAILAYLQESEFTEPLKKWLRRPFAEIGLREVTEMLQSAQTLDQIKRMLGTVRRLLDEEPDNLALRLISVCARAICPTETDEGILEEAMLLFGHMQQEGQISRRAAAKAWMFVFNHLVEHRPQAATATAERLLRTTGDRWLAGLLLATPVGAQGPVRKFALGLLAAAILKPVLACGFWRTAGTN; encoded by the coding sequence ATGAAGAGCGTGCTCCGATACACCGCATCGGCGCGCCTGTCCGCGTGGTCGGCAGTCTTGGAGCATGACACCGAGTTCGCGGAGCTGTTGGACGCGTTTCTGCGAGAGCACGGTCACGCGACGTTGGAGGCGGATGCGCCGTCAGGGAGTCGGCAAGATGCTGATGTGACTGCATTGGCGGCGGTGTTGGACAAGGTAGTGATCCGTGGGCATCCGACGCTGGTGGACTTTGAGTTTGAGAGCGGGCTACTTGTCAGTCTCGCAAAGAGTAAGCTTTTAACGGTCGCGGACCCTGAAACTCCCCTGACAATTGAGCGGCGGATCACTGGCAAGGCCTTCGCCGCACACTGGGGCCATCTTATTCATGCTGCCGCAGAGCTTAGCCAGCTGCCTCTCGCGGCTCCGGAGGCTGGACCGCATGCGGTGGTGTTGGAGGGAGGGGACGGGGACGGTGCTTGCGAAGAGACACTGTCCCATTTGGTTAAACTTCTGCGGCATCACGTTGGGGCGGGCCCCGAGCACCTCTGGACCAATGTTCAAGTTGGCGATCTGGTGGGTGAGCGGCGTCAGAGCCCGCAGACTGCGGTCGCGCGGCAACAACAGGTACAGCTTGCAGTGCATCGTGGCAAGGTGAAGTGGGCGATCCGTTTGGGGCGCGCATCACCGGAGGACGGTGCGGCTGACGCCGTGCTGAAGGGGGAGGGATGGAACGTGTTCCAGCTCCCCCGGGAGTCGATCCGCGCAGGTTTGGCAGAGTGGTTGGCGGAACGACGGCGCGAATGGACTGCGCAACCGCAGCTGCAATGGCCGACCATCAGCGAAGCCGCTGCTGGTTCGGGGATGCATGTGGCCGCCTATCTTTCGGTTGTGATTCCCCAGGCGGTGCATCGTTGTTTGCGGGGCTGGATCGCCATGTTGCTGGAGGGGCTGATCGTTCCCGGCCGGCCGCAGCGGGTGCTGCTCATTGAGGAGGATGTTCCTGCTGCGGTTGAGGCGTTGCGACAGTTGTGGGTGATGTGGTCGCATCTGCACGAACTGGCACCGTCTACGCCGCCACCGCCGAGCCTGGAGGTGGATCTGATCGGTTCGATGTTCAGTCTGAGTTTGCCCGATGCGATCAAGCTGCGCCAAGTTCCCGCGCCGACGGGAACCTATGACCTCGTGCTTTCACACAGTTTCCGGCTGGCGACCGGTTGGGCAAGCGAGACCGAGCGTGCTGCGCAACTGTCCCCAACCGGCCAGAGAGCGCGTCTGCGGCGGGCAGTCGGGTCCCGCGAGGCGCGTGCCTTGCGGGTTGCCGATCCCTTGCGATATGAGCTCGAGGATGTTGAGTCGGCAGCGACGTCCGACAATCCCTCGCTCGATGAGGTAACCACGAAGAAAACCTCGGCACTCCGGTATTTCCTGCGTCAGCTATTTCGAAAACGAGATTTTTGGGACGGCCAGCTGCGTGTGATATCCCGCCTGTTGCAGCGGAAACACACGGTTGTACTGCTCCCCACCGGCGGTGGAAAATCGTTGACCTATCAGTTCAGTGGACTGCTGCTCCCTGGAATGACGCTGGTGGTGGACCCGTTGGTCGCGTTGATCAACGACCAGCTGGAGAATCTGCAAAGCTTTGCAATCGACATGATTGGTTCGATCTCGAGTCAAACCGATCAAGTCGAGCGGGAGCGGAGCCTGAGCGATCTCGCAGAGGGACGTCTGATGTTTCTCTTTGTTGCGCCGGAGCGGCTGCAGATGCGGGACTTCCGAGCTCAGCTCCAGAGGGCGGTAACGAGGTGTCCGGTCTCGCTGGTGACTATTGACGAGGCGCATTGCGTTTCGGAGTGGGGCCACGACTTCCGGCCTTCCTATCTGCACATGCCGCTCAACGTGCAGCGGTTTTGCGCCGGACCAGACAATCGGCCGCCGACGCTCGTGGGGCTGACCGGCACGGCGTCCTTTGCGGTCTTGACCGACGTGCAGGCGGAACTGGGGATCACCGACGAGCGGGCGGTGGTGGTGCCCCGGTCGTTCGATCGGAAAGAGCTGGTGTTCGAGGTGAAGAAGGTTCGCCGGCGGGACAAATTGCAGGCACTTCTCCAGGTCCGGAGGGCTTTGCCCCAGACACTCGGAGAAAGCCCAGAGACCTTTTTTGAGCTTCGTGGGAGGCAGACCAACAGCGGCATCGTGTTTTGTCCGCACGTCAACGGCCCTTTGGGCGTCAAGGAGGTGGCTCAACGGCTCGGGCATACAGCGATTTTTGCGGGCGAGATGCCCCGCGGCTTTGTCGGGGACATCGCAACCTGGAACCGGCACAAACTCGCGGTGCAGCACGCGTTCAAGCACAACCGGATTCAGGAGCTGGTGGCGACGAAGTCGTTCGGTATGGGTATTGACAAGCCAAACATCCGCTACACGATCCACTATGCAATGCCGCAGTCGGTGGAGGGGTTCTATCAGGAAGCAGGCCGCGCCGGGCGCAACGGACAACATGGATATGCGCGGTGCATCGTTCTGTACAGCGACGACAACTGGGAAACCGGTGTGCAGATTCTAAGCGAGCGCGATCACACGAAGGCCAATTTTCGGCTGGAAACAGTCGATTGGGACTACCGCGGCGACCTCATGGTCCAGCTCTGGCTGCTCCTTAATTCCTACAAAGGACGTGAACAAGAAACAGCGAATGCCGTTCAGATGTGGAGATTCCTTCATGCTTCCGTCGCGGGCCTACCCGTGGGGGCGATCAACTTGGCTCGCGTTCCGTTTGGGGCGATGGGAAGCCGGGACGCGACCGAGAAGGCGATTTTCCGATTGGTGCTGCTTGGCGCGGTGGAGGATTACACGGTGGACTGGCCGCAGCAGATCTTCGAAGTCAGTGTCCGACATGCTGGCGTGGAAACTGTGCGCCAGCATCTGGCGCAGTACATTGGCAAATACAAGTTTCCGCAGCACGTGGAGACGTTGCTGGCGAACGTTCCAAGTGGGCCGCTATCCGCGGCGATTGAAACCGCCGCGCGGGTGCTGGTGGATTTCATTTATGATGAGATTGTCGAGAGACGGAAGCAGGCCCTGCGCACGATGGGCGAGCTGTGCCGCAATTTTCGTAGTGACGCCGAATTCCGAGAGGCGATCCTCGCATACTTGCAAGAGTCGGAGTTCACCGAGCCGCTCAAGAAATGGTTGCGACGCCCCTTCGCGGAGATTGGTTTGCGGGAGGTGACGGAGATGTTGCAGAGCGCGCAGACTCTTGATCAGATCAAGCGGATGCTTGGAACGGTGCGGCGGTTGCTAGACGAGGAGCCGGACAATCTTGCATTGCGATTGATCTCGGTTTGTGCGCGCGCCATCTGCCCAACGGAGACTGACGAGGGGATCCTCGAAGAAGCAATGCTGCTATTCGGCCACATGCAGCAGGAGGGACAGATCTCCCGGAGAGCTGCGGCGAAGGCGTGGATGTTTGTGTTCAATCATCTTGTTGAGCACCGGCCACAGGCCGCAACTGCGACGGCGGAGCGGCTGCTCCGAACAACCGGCGATCGCTGGCTTGCCGGCCTCTTGCTCGCAACACCCGTCGGTGCACAGGGGCCGGTCCGTAAGTTTGCGCTTGGTCTGCTCGCCGCGGCGATTTTGAAGCCAGTACTGGCATGCGGATTCTGGCGAACGGCGGGGACAAATTAG
- the csm6 gene encoding CRISPR-associated ring nuclease Csm6 — protein MATTRADERETVLVAVTGMSPAILTETVWALAHERPATRVRRVIAFCTTQSAASIRRELLESGVWERLRRTLKAGDDEFVFGDTGDHLRVFTRRGHELEDLRTPEDNTAAADFILEHLRAFVENPDVHVVASIAGGRKTMGALIYAAMTLIGRETDRVTHVLVSENLERRREPRFYFPASSQEARQIVLADIPFVPLRNRFQDLGSMPGSFSMLVRRYAQTLVQDRREPVKLLMDDMGRRFRVDVSPWITLRPRAYAVLRFCVDLAERGVRPRAINVPEEEFRSFLDRHGWSAAFPNLDMSQDIRRELHHIRRVLAQHSINWGPGQRTEALVLPPFKLVIARGNH, from the coding sequence ATGGCAACGACACGGGCGGACGAGCGGGAGACCGTGCTGGTGGCGGTCACGGGCATGTCGCCGGCGATTCTCACCGAGACGGTGTGGGCGCTGGCGCACGAGCGGCCTGCGACGCGAGTACGCCGGGTGATCGCGTTCTGCACCACGCAGAGCGCGGCGTCCATCCGGCGCGAACTGCTCGAATCTGGCGTGTGGGAGCGGCTGCGGCGAACACTGAAGGCCGGCGACGACGAGTTCGTGTTCGGTGACACGGGCGATCACCTGCGAGTGTTCACCCGTCGGGGACACGAACTGGAGGATCTACGAACGCCCGAGGACAACACCGCTGCGGCGGACTTCATTCTCGAGCATCTCCGCGCGTTCGTGGAGAACCCGGACGTGCATGTCGTCGCTTCGATCGCAGGCGGCCGCAAGACGATGGGTGCGCTGATTTACGCGGCGATGACGCTGATTGGACGTGAGACGGACCGCGTCACTCATGTATTGGTGTCGGAGAATTTGGAACGCCGGAGAGAACCGCGATTCTACTTCCCCGCATCGTCACAAGAGGCACGCCAAATCGTGCTGGCCGATATTCCGTTTGTGCCGTTGCGAAACCGCTTTCAGGATCTCGGCAGCATGCCCGGCAGTTTCTCGATGCTTGTGCGCCGGTACGCGCAAACGCTGGTGCAAGATCGCCGTGAGCCGGTCAAGCTTCTGATGGACGACATGGGGCGCCGTTTCCGGGTGGACGTCTCCCCGTGGATCACCCTGCGGCCCCGTGCCTATGCGGTTCTCCGCTTTTGCGTGGATCTCGCCGAGAGGGGGGTTCGGCCTCGGGCGATCAATGTCCCTGAGGAAGAATTTCGAAGCTTCCTAGACCGCCACGGCTGGAGCGCAGCGTTTCCCAACCTGGACATGAGTCAAGACATCCGACGCGAGCTCCATCATATCCGGCGCGTCCTCGCTCAGCACTCGATCAACTGGGGGCCGGGACAGCGTACCGAGGCGCTGGTGTTGCCGCCGTTCAAGCTGGTCATCGCGCGGGGGAACCACTGA
- a CDS encoding DUF1887 family CARF protein, with amino-acid sequence MSRSGGTLTTCEFDRGAPAHIYVREVERALPLHIWLRLRGGVLREGYLSEDNPAGQQVLARLDLAKELAAYSANGHNVAACGAGFWKKVARTLGLERKSGNPDAAEAIKSYLNGMWFEEYCWSVMTNSSLFDEVFAQVEVKFQLNGSGDSSLSYQREYDILARRGNQMFVVECKSGKPEFPRAMIALRCYTQFLFGPLGQPILVTAAMQSPAAQAMASHLGVRMVSGPEILMLEERLREWVSEEPHIMGRALPADVPLRDGRMERLVRKVGPVPKRDSGTQNSEIEAFARWCREKGLAAPTYEVNKTGPEHEPQFIARVTVSGRQWGEGRGKRKADAKRAAAEDALRRTRSCSRSATPSSGPSLDGQGKTKHGAECFSSFSEGALQQRDAIGRLDAACKALQLGEPSYMVEQEGPAHEPLFTAKVTIGGKVRGEGKGKRKQPAKRAAAEDALQRLDEGVSKTV; translated from the coding sequence ATGAGTCGTTCGGGTGGCACGCTGACCACATGCGAGTTTGACCGCGGTGCGCCGGCCCACATTTACGTTCGTGAGGTTGAGCGAGCACTACCGCTTCACATCTGGCTACGGCTGCGCGGCGGAGTTTTGCGGGAGGGGTATCTCTCGGAGGACAATCCAGCAGGGCAGCAGGTGCTGGCGCGGCTAGACCTGGCAAAAGAGTTGGCCGCATACAGCGCCAACGGCCACAACGTCGCTGCCTGTGGTGCTGGCTTTTGGAAAAAGGTGGCACGGACGCTTGGCCTGGAGAGAAAAAGTGGTAATCCTGATGCGGCAGAGGCGATCAAAAGCTACCTTAATGGCATGTGGTTCGAAGAATACTGTTGGAGCGTAATGACAAACAGCAGTTTGTTTGATGAGGTATTCGCGCAGGTGGAGGTGAAATTCCAGCTCAACGGATCCGGAGATTCCTCACTGTCGTATCAGCGTGAATACGATATTTTAGCTCGACGGGGCAATCAAATGTTCGTGGTTGAGTGTAAGTCGGGAAAGCCGGAATTTCCGCGAGCGATGATTGCCCTCCGGTGCTACACGCAGTTTTTGTTTGGGCCATTGGGTCAGCCGATTTTGGTCACTGCAGCAATGCAGTCGCCGGCCGCGCAGGCGATGGCCTCTCACTTAGGGGTGCGGATGGTCAGTGGTCCGGAGATTCTGATGCTTGAGGAACGTTTGCGGGAATGGGTGAGCGAAGAGCCACACATTATGGGCCGCGCGCTGCCCGCTGACGTGCCGCTACGCGACGGCCGCATGGAACGGCTTGTGCGCAAGGTTGGGCCCGTTCCGAAACGAGACAGCGGCACTCAGAATTCTGAGATCGAAGCTTTTGCGCGGTGGTGTCGCGAGAAGGGGCTTGCGGCCCCCACGTATGAAGTGAATAAGACAGGACCCGAGCATGAGCCGCAATTCATTGCTCGGGTTACTGTCTCAGGACGGCAGTGGGGCGAGGGAAGAGGAAAGCGAAAGGCGGACGCGAAAAGAGCGGCGGCGGAAGACGCTCTGAGGCGAACGAGGAGTTGCAGTAGATCGGCGACACCAAGCTCGGGCCCCTCACTTGATGGCCAAGGAAAGACGAAACACGGAGCAGAGTGTTTTTCCTCTTTCTCGGAGGGCGCTCTACAGCAAAGGGATGCCATCGGCAGACTCGATGCCGCATGTAAAGCACTCCAACTGGGTGAGCCGTCTTACATGGTGGAGCAGGAGGGGCCGGCGCATGAGCCGCTGTTTACCGCAAAGGTGACCATTGGTGGAAAAGTGAGGGGTGAAGGGAAGGGAAAGAGAAAGCAGCCTGCGAAACGGGCAGCCGCGGAGGATGCTTTGCAGCGGCTTGATGAGGGTGTTTCCAAGACGGTTTAG
- the cmr6 gene encoding type III-B CRISPR module RAMP protein Cmr6, giving the protein MNRPGPEERKMPFLSTDEIKKLLADGQECESRSLMFDRFCDPRAKEDDRKAALLFAMGKKPCKQKAKSWAEFLSQANAFKLEVKLQSRMMVNMAGGVMENAGLCIDRFGVPYIPGSAVKGCARRAALAALREWCETGQKPAGDHPLARCCEDFETQQRMLENVALVFGWTELEWSEEKKDGEYKSDYVWATDVGGRRDEILNAVVFALLRRQGETNDSGSWQQARTRLRNYAGSVSFLPAYPIRSPTTDLELDVVTCHHRNYYKREKDVATDDEEPNPVVFPAVAPGHEFVFALVTSRGSDAFLLDCARRWLQSGLETFGIGAKTAAGYGWFQVQTADHQQTTERSGDATSDYNEQTFGNRVLRRLQKLGELAQLQGEIETLRKPENQKWLDQLQRYLCSADGRNARQWLRNKQWFPQEWLPPQPPAR; this is encoded by the coding sequence ATGAATAGACCCGGACCAGAAGAAAGAAAAATGCCTTTTCTCTCGACAGATGAGATCAAGAAGCTTTTGGCCGATGGTCAAGAGTGCGAAAGCCGGTCGCTTATGTTCGACCGGTTCTGTGATCCGCGAGCAAAGGAAGACGATCGCAAAGCGGCCCTCCTATTTGCGATGGGCAAAAAACCGTGTAAGCAGAAAGCAAAGAGTTGGGCTGAGTTTCTCAGTCAGGCCAATGCCTTCAAGCTCGAAGTCAAATTGCAGTCGAGGATGATGGTCAACATGGCAGGCGGCGTGATGGAAAATGCCGGCCTGTGTATTGACCGGTTTGGTGTTCCGTACATCCCTGGCAGCGCGGTAAAGGGCTGCGCGAGGCGAGCTGCGCTGGCGGCATTGCGCGAGTGGTGCGAGACCGGTCAGAAGCCGGCCGGGGACCACCCACTTGCCCGATGCTGCGAGGATTTCGAAACGCAGCAGCGCATGCTGGAGAATGTCGCTCTCGTGTTCGGATGGACGGAGCTGGAGTGGAGCGAGGAGAAAAAGGATGGCGAGTACAAATCCGATTACGTGTGGGCGACCGACGTCGGCGGCCGACGGGATGAGATTCTGAACGCGGTAGTTTTCGCTTTACTTCGCCGGCAGGGAGAGACAAACGACAGCGGCTCATGGCAGCAAGCTCGCACGAGATTGCGCAACTACGCGGGCAGCGTGAGTTTTCTGCCGGCCTATCCAATTCGTTCTCCTACAACGGACCTCGAGCTAGACGTCGTGACCTGCCACCATCGCAACTATTACAAGCGGGAAAAGGATGTCGCCACCGATGACGAGGAGCCCAATCCGGTGGTCTTCCCCGCGGTGGCACCCGGCCACGAGTTTGTATTTGCGCTGGTTACCTCGCGCGGCAGCGATGCATTTTTGCTCGATTGTGCCCGGCGGTGGCTCCAAAGCGGGCTTGAAACGTTCGGCATCGGCGCAAAGACGGCCGCAGGCTACGGCTGGTTCCAAGTGCAGACGGCTGACCACCAGCAGACCACAGAGAGAAGCGGCGATGCAACCAGTGACTACAACGAGCAGACATTCGGCAACCGTGTTTTGCGCCGCCTCCAAAAGTTGGGTGAGCTGGCACAACTTCAGGGGGAGATCGAGACTTTAAGAAAACCTGAGAATCAGAAGTGGCTGGACCAATTGCAGCGCTATCTATGCTCTGCGGATGGGCGCAACGCTCGTCAGTGGCTTCGCAACAAGCAGTGGTTTCCTCAGGAGTGGCTGCCGCCGCAGCCTCCGGCCCGATGA
- a CDS encoding DUF1887 family CARF protein, whose protein sequence is MATRTQICLMSGEVMPNVIGILLDKPDRAVSIVTDQSRAQVEPLRRALSAATCRSVIEPAREVEPFDGRHCASLIRSITAEAGGEVCVNWTGGTKMMSCAARRVAEEQGWRSLYVNTQGLEVIVEGAGEPLTGRHPIFPAGPWR, encoded by the coding sequence ATGGCAACCAGGACACAAATTTGCCTGATGAGTGGTGAGGTGATGCCGAACGTGATCGGCATTTTGTTGGACAAACCCGACCGTGCGGTGTCGATTGTTACCGACCAGTCGCGTGCGCAGGTTGAACCGTTGCGGCGGGCGCTCTCAGCGGCAACTTGCCGTTCAGTCATTGAGCCGGCGCGGGAAGTGGAACCCTTCGATGGGCGGCACTGTGCCTCGCTGATCCGAAGCATTACAGCCGAGGCCGGCGGCGAAGTGTGCGTGAACTGGACCGGTGGCACGAAAATGATGAGCTGCGCGGCCCGGCGGGTTGCAGAGGAGCAAGGATGGCGAAGCTTGTACGTGAACACTCAAGGGCTGGAAGTCATCGTGGAGGGAGCGGGCGAACCGTTGACGGGCCGACATCCGATTTTCCCCGCGGGCCCTTGGCGTTGA
- a CDS encoding DUF1887 family protein, producing the protein MGGRELDDLSRLATATSIPYRLDNVSESTLQILQDARLIRPVGSAGYVVEPSEWFTRLFYLRSPQESNAEFFRSGYIEVFVWSQLRRGGFDQVAWHVQLNPGQRGELMELDVVVERDARLMVVECKSGIRNDERVADLAEEQSAVVRKVGRAVGGWVLYIHQWRHTAGENISSQEARARSLGGALVWREDLYRLHEMVTQQIRAVRPLI; encoded by the coding sequence ATGGGGGGGCGTGAGCTTGACGATCTTTCGCGGCTGGCCACCGCAACATCGATTCCGTATCGTCTCGACAATGTGTCCGAGTCGACGCTACAGATTCTTCAGGATGCTCGCCTGATTCGCCCCGTCGGCAGTGCGGGTTATGTGGTCGAGCCCTCAGAATGGTTTACGCGCCTCTTTTACCTGCGCTCGCCTCAGGAGTCGAACGCCGAGTTTTTCCGGTCCGGCTATATCGAGGTGTTTGTTTGGTCGCAGCTGAGGCGCGGCGGCTTCGACCAGGTAGCGTGGCACGTGCAGCTGAATCCGGGTCAGCGGGGAGAGCTGATGGAGCTCGATGTGGTGGTGGAGCGCGATGCCCGGCTGATGGTGGTCGAGTGCAAGAGTGGAATCAGGAACGACGAGCGCGTCGCCGACTTGGCGGAAGAGCAGTCTGCCGTCGTGCGCAAGGTAGGCCGGGCCGTTGGCGGGTGGGTTCTTTACATCCATCAGTGGCGTCATACCGCTGGGGAGAACATCAGCAGCCAGGAAGCACGTGCCCGTTCGCTTGGGGGAGCGCTTGTGTGGCGAGAGGATCTGTATCGGCTGCACGAGATGGTTACCCAACAAATTCGGGCGGTACGGCCGCTGATCTAG